The following DNA comes from Triticum aestivum cultivar Chinese Spring chromosome 3D, IWGSC CS RefSeq v2.1, whole genome shotgun sequence.
TAATACCAGGAACCTATTGGAGAGAAAGAGCATGTATCTTCAGGATTACAATTGTGCCCTATGTGTAGAAGGCACGGAAGAAACACTGATTCACCTTTTCTGGAACTGCCCTCCTGCACTTCTCCCTCGTAAGCCACAGAGGCATTTCAGCATATGATGAGATTCTAATCACCTTGGaacttctacccaaaaaaatcgcTCTAGATATTATCATTATGGGGTGCTGGGGTATATGATCTGTTAGAAATGACAAAAATATCCCGATAAGCTGCACCACACTTGGGAACATGGAAAGATTATCTAAAAGAAGGACTTTGGGCAGCACAAATCAGGGCAAAGCAAAGAAAAGCAGAGAAGATTAGTATCTGGGCAGAACAATATCTGTAATTTAATTATGGGATTGTTTCCTCGAACCGGCATTGGTTGACTTTgttatttttctttccttttgtatGTAAGTATTTATTATGAATGAAAATACCGCATAACCATTGTTCTACGGTTTCGGCTAAAAAAACATCATCTATCAACTCTTTATTCCACCTTGCATTTGGAGTATCAATGAGCTCCGACACAAACTGGGGTGGGTTGGCCACATGAGAAACAAGCGGCCGCATCAATCCTATTCATGGTATCCAGCTTTCATTCCAAACTTCAGTGGTAATTCCATTACTACTACGCTTGATAATTCCTTGCTTCATTATATCCCTGCGTTCCAACTATAGACCGCCAAACCTGTGATGGATGATTACCAACCTGGGCTTCTAGGATGGAGTAGTCTGGAAAGTAAACCGTTTTTAAAATTTCATGCGCTTATATTGTCTAGTACGGGCTTGCTAAAACTCAGTCAACTAAGATTTAAACCAAGTCTCAGTCGACCTTGCAACATTTTATCCCATCGTTTACAACATTTTTTCTACCGGTTGCAACATCACAAATTTTTCTGCCGGTTGCAACATCCGTCTTGCTGGTTGTAGCATGTCATCCCTCGTCGATTGTAGCACGTGATCTCCTTCATTGACGATTATAGCATTTTAGTTAGAACGGTTGTAGCATTTGTTGTCATACTGTCGCAACATTTTTGGTCACCGCTCGTAGCATCCAGCCGTGCCGCTCGTAGCAAAATAACGATTGAGTTCTAGACACACCCTTCCCAGTATCCTCCATGCCTGCCTGGCAAGAACAGCTAGAATAGAGATTTCAAAATCTCTAAAGCCCAAGTCTCCCAGGGGGCGAAAGTCCCACAGGCTACAAGTCATTTATGCAGCGAAATTACACAAGACGTGTACATCCATCCATGACACACATCTACGACTCTGACCAACGACAACGAAAGCATCTAAAACACTACTAGCCGAGCAAGTGGGATCGGCAACAATTCCATGGATCCACTAGACTAGCCGCTCCTCTCCCGCCATAATACAGGCAGCAGCAGGAGCCAGCGAAACTTGCTCCACAACAGACATCTAAACAAACTGTACAACGCATGGAGAGAACCGCTCCCGGTTCCACCAGGGAACCAGTGCCATGGCCACAGAAGAAACACAGAGGTGTGCTCCCTCCCTGTGGATCGTCACCGGCTCACCGCCATTCCTTTACCCCTTCCCTTGGATGGCGGGGTAGAACAGTGTTCCGGTCCGGCGGCCATATGCTAGCATGGATTCGACGAGGAACCGGCGAAAGGAGCGGGCTGGTGCGACGGCCATCGGACCCTCTCTGGGGGGCAGGGCGCAGGCGCGGGATGCGCGATGAACGTCGGCACGTCCTGTCCTGGCATCAGGACGGATACGCCTTTGGAATACACGGGCATCTGCAAAGCCACATATGAACGAAGTAATCAGTAACAATGTGTATGTGCTGAACTCACCGCATCCCATGCGAGTATGCGACAATGCTAACATGAGATGCCTTGATGCAGTCAGAAATAGGGATGTCATAAGTTCATGATCAGTTGTATTTCCAAAAAAATAAATTATGTGCTGGTAAAGAGAGAAAACAGAATATCAACATAAAAAAACGCGAATAAGCCCAACCAATGTAAAATTAACACAAATAATGATAAATCACCTGTTGTATGGTATGTCTATTCAGGCAAACAAGTTCCACAAATGGCACAAGAGAACAGAAGATGAGTTTGAGTTATCAATGCCAGGTCTACCAGAAGTCTGCTCTAGCATATTGCTATTGCTTAAGAGTCACTAACTGATTCTGAAAACCCAAGTCCAGAGAATTCACATATGCACAGTACAAGAGCAGCAGCTACAACACAGCCTAATCACTGAAGTAAAAAGttaacaaaaacaaaataataacaTTTGAATTTCCTACATCCAACATAATATATAAGAAAGAGAAATTTGGAACCCATAAAATCATTGTCAGCAGCAATGAGTGAAATTTGGAACCCACAAAGTCCTTGGAGGAGCACCCAACTACACAGTTATTCATGTAAGCAAGTTATCTTTATAAGAAAGATAAGGTTGGTTACTTGTATTAGGGGCAAGCATATTTGATATAAGGGCTGGCACATCTTTTGGTTGGATTAAGCAGAAAAAACATGACCCACTTCTACAGTCTTGTTCCCCCTGCCCCTGAGGTGTGGCTGCCATCCAGCCATCAAGACACCTTTGCCACTTGGTTCCAAGGGTCATCCCAAGCAGGTCCTAGAGCAAGTATTCCTTTGTCATGCACTAGGTACATGACATCCACTTACGCTATGCAACTTGAATAATGCAAGAGCTGATCACAAGATAATCTGGAACTGGGTGGAAACTGGAACCCATACTATGCAAGGGGTGATCAGGAATTTATCTGAACCTGGATGGAAGCTGGGAATGATGGTCCAGATTCAGTAACAGTCATGTTGATTTGTCATCGAGAAATGAACTATATATAATAGCTGGATGACAACCTTCCTCACAGACAATGGAACAAAGCTCAATTACCATAAACCTAAGCTGTTCTTGACAAACACATTATAAAAAATATGAAAAAGGCCTTCATATGACATTTTAAAACTGCCAATATTGAATCTTGTTGTGGGTTATACTTGCCATGTTACACGCCTATGCAGGGTCGGTAACAGGTGATATACCGTTTCGTTTTTCTATATCACTACCGGAAAGGTGATTTGGCAGATTTTAGAAAGACTACAGAAAAATAATGAATTTAATTTTGGTGGCGCTCAATCAACCTTGTTATCTTTTATAATCTCTTCCAACATAGTTACCCAATACTCCTCCAATCAACATTTCAAACTTGTAACATACACATCCTAGCATGCATGAAGTGTTCTTCATGAATACTCCTAGCAGACAAGATCTAGTCGAGCCATTCACTTTATGGGACGAATTGCCAACTTTGAGAACCTAATTTCTTTACATTTATTGTTCTTGGCCACCATTTGACTACCAAAAACAGATGTAcatccaattttattttattttcacaaAGTACCTGCATATTTAGCAGGCACAGCGTCTATAGTACAGTTGGGCCAAATGCTTTGTATTTGTTCTCAAATGATTTCAGTCCACACTCCACACCACTCCTTCCTAACAACACTAACTGATAGCACACCATTAAATAAGTACGCAAACAACTCGTCCACCTGAGTACTGAAGCCGTCAACACCTCCCTCAATCTGTCGGTGAACAGCAAACAGGCGGCACGACTAAGGGTATGCTGGGTATGCGCACCAGCGGGAGCGACAGAAAAGCACGTAATCATGCAGCAGGGGGTTGAACCGCATGAGCATGGCTGCGAGCAGCTCATGGTAGTGGCGACGGCGCGCAAACAAGAGACAGCCGCCTAAGTTTATGTGAAGCCTAGCATCAAAGCTTCTAAAGTTCAAGTTCTTAGACAGGGACACCATTTATACTTGTACTTCAACACTCCTCCCGTGTCTAATTAACTGACCACTCTTGATTTCCATGATGGGGCGCACTACATCTCGAAGTAAATTGTGCTGCTGGTCCATCTTAGTAGCAGGAGGTTTCCACACTTCACAGTGAGCAAACAATGGTGACCACATCATCTGGGACCGGTAGGCTGTGGCTCTCGAGGTTTGGATGGAGAACCAATATTGCAAGCTAGAATGTGATTTAGACCTTGCTGTGAGGTGCAGACAGCGGTGGGCCTGTCTGCTCCACACTGTCTGCCAAATCCCCCTCTCAATTCCATAACCCATGATCTTAAATAGCGACCCCCCTTGTCTTCTACTACTACTACATATCACACCATACAAAATGGACAAGAATGTTGCTACAAGCCATATGAAGGTGCCAACTGAACTTAACCACAAGACAGAACACAAAAGGATAGAAATGAATTACGCACATCAGGAAGATCCACCTGCGTAATCAATCCTAACTCAACTTTCCTGAACAAACACCATATGGCCACTTAGCACAAAGCGACCCAAATAATGACGAATGATTAACTGCTGAGACAACAGCAGCTGATAGGGCTAATCAGTAATCTGACAGGAGAAATCGATGTGGCTAACGGCTTAACAGAGACTTGTGGGGTTGAACTAGTAGGACACCCCGACCAAGCTAATTAAATGAGTTGTGGCTTAACAGAGACTTGTGGGGTTGAGCTAGTATTAGGACACATCCCGACCAAGATAATTAATGAGTTGTTTCCGAGTTTGGACGAACGTAACATCAGTTCCACTATAGTAAATGGGATACGCTGCTATGAACTATCACTGACGAAGATGAGCTGTGATCAAGTGATGAACCACATCAGCAAGATCTGGTTTGGAGCTGCAGATCAAAATGTGCTCCTTTGTCATGTGATGTGTGTGTATGGTAACATAATTTACCGCATCCAATTCCTTCTAGAGCCACCTACAAAAACCGGGGCAGGATATCGGCAATCCCAGAGCTTTCTTTTGTCCATTCCTGCTTGGGCTGCATCCTCCTCGGATGCCTCCCTCCTGGCCCTAGCCATGGCCACTGCATCATGGCAGAGTCGAGTGTAGTGGAGGAATGGGGGAGGGGCGAAATGATGCGCAATCTGGGTCCGTCTCGAGtgcacagacacacacgcacgcacggtGACCAGTAAAAGCGAGGTCCTAGTACTATGCGATGCGGAAAGGGGAAAAGGGCGACCGACGGAATCATGAAAAGGCGGGAGGACGCAGGCGCGAATGGggaacggggcggcggcggagcgtgcGGGAGTAGCAGTGCGGTGGTACCTCGGGGGACGTGCATCCGGCGTCGAGCTTCCTGGCGGCCTCGAGATCCGCGCCGGGGGGTCCGCGTCcgccgcggcggccgcggcggaggaagcGGAGGAGGAGCCCTCTTGGTCCACGGggcggcgagggctccggcgggcccaTGGGCGGGGCGCGGAGGAAGTGCTCGAGCACGGCCATGGCGAGGAACATGGAGACGAGCATGGCCGTGGCGACGAAGCCGAAGGAGACGGCGCTGACGCCGCCGTCCAGCTGCCGCCACCGCATCTCCTCCTGCTCCTgcgcccccgccccggcccccgcccctGGCCACCATGCGGCCGCCGGGGCCATCGCCGGGCCGCCCGCcatggcgcgcgcgcgcgcgcaaacTGGCCCGGTTAATCACTCCCCACCGCCAGCGCCAACACCGCCCGCCCCCAGTAGGCTGTGGCTCTGTCCGTCTCACGACGCGCGCGGCGccattgctgctgctgccgctgctgggCTTCTCGTGTCTGTGTGAATCGAGTGGCGTGTCACGAGTCACGAGTGAGTAGTGAGAGTGGAGTAAAGAGCTCCAggaaagaaggaaggaggggagtacGGCTGACGCGATCCTTTTTGTGGTGcgagacgaggcgaggcgaggcttGGGCCGAGAAGGTTTTGATCTACTCTAGGTGCGGGTGCCACTCCCGAGAGCCTCCATCAAGCACCGCGCAGTCAACAGATCAAGCGGGGCGTTGCGATTTGTACGAGGTCGGATCTGATGATGCCAGCGTTATGGGTTTGGTTGCCTACGTTAGGTCCAATCAGACCCGTGCGATGCAACTTTAGTTTGTTTGGCAATCCATGTTCATTGTTTGGTTTGTATAGTATATGAATCTTAAAGCATAGGTCTACTGATTGAATCGGCCCTTTCTGCTTAGTCGGCCTCGGACAATATGTAGGGGAGGGGACGCGACGCCAAGTTCATGGGAGCAGGGAGATGGTGCGTGCTCACGCACGTTCCAAAAAAAAGCGGTGGGAGAAATTAGGTCACCTCCCGTCTAATCGGTTGCCCTGTATAGCCATCCTCGAATAACAACACAGACTATCCGTCCAATCCCCCCTTCGAGTTCTTCGTCGCGCGGATCATCACCAGCGAGCAGGCAAACGGCACGTCTTCTCCGGCTGGCGGCAGACGTCGGCAGCGATTTGTTTTCCCTCCTCTTCTCTGACCCGTTCTGCACCTCCACCCTGTTGCACCAATGGTTTATAAGTTCGATCAATCCCTCCTCTCTAGTCGTTCTAGATAGATCTGTGAGCATGTGATAGGAGTAGATTTATGAGTACGTGGTAGCATTGTAAACTGCCAATCTATGAGAATGTAATGTAGTGGTAGCTAGTGGTGATGGATTGGTAGCATGCTAGGTGTTGCTTGTATGCTttgatgatgttcatgttgttttccatGTCGGGAAGGATGATATTATGGTATTACTAGGTTGTGAATCAAATCATGTGTAGTAGTTTGCAAGTATGTAGGTGTGGTAGTGTGTTGAACTCCATGGCATGCTATGAGCTTGAAGATCAGTCATAGGGTGGTGTGTTGAACTTTATGATCCATGTGTACTATGCTTACTATTCACGTGCATTGGTCTTTCTTAATATCCTTGTGTAGTGTGTTTCACTAGTCCTGATGTTAACGCTTGTAGGACACGAGCACGCAAGAGTTTAGTCGGGTCATTGTCTTGTTCGGGAGCCAATTATCGCCGTCCTATGTTGAGGACTCCTAGCCTATGACCTAGGAGCAGGTGCTTCCAGATTCAGATGTATTCGAGGGGTCTGCTAGACCTCTAGCATATGTGTTGGATGTGCCTAATTCCGTTGTTGTTGCTGCACACAAGGAAGCCATCAAGGCTGGAAAGGCAAAGATGGTTGGGAGAGGAAACTCGATGAAATGTCAGTCTTTCCTGTTCATCTTCgtgcttaacaagatgtgtgagaTTATAGCCAGTGGGGGTGATGACtaacaagggcttcaaggaggtgcattTGAACTATGTTGATAAGCATGTGTTTGAGGTTTGTGGCCAAGAGGTCACCTCGACCCAAGTCAACAACCACTTCAGGAAGTGGAGAGCCAGATGGATCCAAGAGTCCAAGCTCAGATACCTTAGCGGCACACAATGGTATCAGGACACCTATAGCCAATCACAACGCAGAGTTCCTCAACACTCCCGTCTAGAACTACTCGCAGATGCATCAGATCTTCTCCTTTGGGCTGGCTACCGGTAAGCATGCCATGGGCTCTAGTGAGCCGCTCGGTTCGCCTATGCTTGACTATCCAGGTACCCAGGAGTCAAAGATCGTTGTCCCTGATGGTCCTAATGAGGGTGTTAATCACGTTCCTGTACTTGATAGGAAGAGGGTTGCTTGATGGAGAAGGTGATGAGCGTCGTCAGCAACATGACTAACGCTGCCAAGGAGGTGGCAACCACCATTAGGGAGAGCAAGCCGGTTGACGTCCACCCTAACCTGTACAACATCGTCAAGGTAACTTTAGTCTAGATGCTTTGATGACTGCTCTTAGCCACCTGCTGGACAACAGAGCCCAGGGTGTTGGGTTCATTGCCATAACAGACACTCATAGGGTGCTCTGGCTTAGGACCTGGTTGGGCAAGCActattactactccctccattcccttatacaaggccacttcgTTTTTCATGTCAAACTTTGACTTATAATTTTGTCAACAAAATGTGGATTATATGTCATaaaatattgaaggaaatatgccctagaggcaataataaagttgttatttatatttccttatatcatgataaatgtttattattcatgctagaattgtattaaccagaaacttagtacatgtgggaatacatagacaaacagagtgtcactagtatgcctctacttgactagctcgttgaatcaaagatggttatgtttcctagccatagacatgagttgtcatttgattaatgggatcacatcattagagaatgatgtgattgacttgacccattccgttagcttaggattcgattgtttagtatattgctattgctttcttcatgacttatacatgttcctatgactatgagattatgcaactcccgaataccggaggaacactttgtgtgctaccaaacgtcacaacgtaactgggtgattatgaaggtgctctacaggtgtctccgatggtacttgttgagttggcatagatcgagattaggatttgtcactccgattgtcggagaggtatctttgggccctctcggtaatgcacatcactataagccttgcaagcaatgcaactaatgagttagttgcgggatgatgtattacggaacgagtaaagagacttgccggtaacgagattgaactaggtattgagataccgacgatcgaatctcgggcaagtaacataccgatgacaaagggaacaacgtatgttgttatgcggtttgaccaataaagatcttcgtagaatatgtgggagccaatatgagcatccaggctccgctattggttattgaccggagacgtgtctcggtcatgtctacatagttctcgaacccgtagggtccgcacgcttaacgttcggtattatgagtttatgtattttgatgaaccgaaggtagttcggagtcccggatatgatcacagacatgacgaggagtctcgaaatagttgagacataaagatggatatattggatgactatgtttggacttcggaagggttccgggcaagttcggacaaataccggagtaccggggggttactggaacaccccggggagtgtaattggcctattgggccttagtggagaagaggagggcggccagggcaggccgcgcgcccctccccctctagtccgaattggacaaggagggggggcgcccccctttccttccccctctctcctccttccctctctcctactcctactcttggaagggttggggtcctactcccggtgggagtaggactccccttggggcgcgcctaggaggcccccccctcctcc
Coding sequences within:
- the LOC123077327 gene encoding uncharacterized protein, whose translation is MAGGPAMAPAAAWWPGAGAGAGAQEQEEMRWRQLDGGVSAVSFGFVATAMLVSMFLAMAVLEHFLRAPPMGPPEPSPPRGPRGLLLRFLRRGRRGGRGPPGADLEAARKLDAGCTSPEMPVYSKGVSVLMPGQDVPTFIAHPAPAPCPPERVRWPSHQPAPFAGSSSNPC